Proteins encoded together in one Stigmatella aurantiaca window:
- a CDS encoding GMC family oxidoreductase: protein MTKSPVDVCIIGSGAGGAPMALELGRAGLKVVVLEKGAHYRPKDFVHDEILNSRRNFFMPLPWEEPHLVRQGEQARYERSNAAWTANCVGGGTVHMSGYFYRLKPVDFRLRSTLGKLPGANLADWPISYAELAPFYDQAEAELGVSGASVPHPFAEPRSKPYPLPPLDVHPIAQELDRVCREMHWHSLPTARGIISQPYRGRAACAYCALCGSYGCEVGAKSGTDASLIPAALATGNVELRPGCMARSIEVDKAGWARRVVYRDPDGVEQEQPAKLIVVSCTAVESARLLLNSTSSRFPKGLANGSGQVGRNLMFSSFGESSAVFRVSRSQTSRPWLTAPGPFINRSVQDFYLMPDERFGFRKGGTLGFMWAHPNPIFAAVGLAGQGTKGVFGKALKDKLREYRDSRILQFEVYGEFLATPGTYVTVEPGVKDKHGLPVAAITLDRHPMDFAATRFLVERGEELLLRMEPDSIQRGTLSGETTILQHGTCRFGNDPATSVLDKDCRAHEVPNLYVVDGSFMPSAGSVPSTLTIVANSFRVAHHLVRKLKKG, encoded by the coding sequence ATGACGAAGTCGCCGGTGGACGTCTGCATCATTGGCAGCGGCGCGGGGGGCGCGCCCATGGCGCTGGAGCTGGGGCGCGCCGGGCTGAAGGTGGTGGTGCTGGAGAAGGGCGCGCACTACCGGCCCAAGGACTTCGTCCACGACGAGATCCTCAACAGCCGCCGCAACTTCTTCATGCCCCTGCCGTGGGAGGAGCCGCACCTGGTCCGCCAGGGCGAGCAGGCCCGCTACGAGCGCTCCAACGCCGCCTGGACCGCCAACTGCGTGGGCGGTGGCACCGTGCACATGAGCGGCTACTTCTACCGGCTCAAGCCGGTGGACTTCCGGCTGCGCTCCACGCTGGGCAAGCTCCCGGGGGCGAACCTGGCGGACTGGCCCATCTCCTACGCGGAGCTGGCGCCCTTCTATGACCAGGCCGAGGCGGAGCTGGGCGTCTCCGGCGCCTCCGTCCCCCACCCCTTCGCCGAGCCCCGGAGCAAGCCCTACCCGCTTCCGCCCCTGGATGTGCACCCCATCGCGCAGGAGCTCGACCGGGTGTGCCGCGAGATGCACTGGCACTCGCTGCCCACCGCCCGCGGCATCATCAGCCAGCCCTACCGGGGCCGGGCGGCGTGCGCGTACTGCGCGCTGTGCGGAAGCTATGGCTGCGAGGTGGGGGCCAAGAGCGGGACCGATGCCAGCCTCATCCCCGCGGCCCTGGCCACCGGCAACGTGGAGCTGCGCCCCGGGTGCATGGCCCGCTCCATCGAGGTGGACAAGGCAGGGTGGGCCCGGCGCGTCGTGTACCGGGATCCGGACGGCGTGGAGCAGGAGCAGCCCGCGAAGCTCATCGTGGTCTCGTGCACGGCGGTGGAGAGCGCGCGGCTGCTGCTCAACTCCACCTCGTCCCGCTTTCCAAAGGGGCTGGCGAATGGGAGCGGCCAGGTGGGCCGCAACCTGATGTTCAGCTCCTTCGGCGAGTCCAGCGCCGTCTTCCGCGTCTCCCGGAGCCAAACCTCCCGCCCGTGGCTGACGGCTCCGGGCCCCTTCATCAACCGGAGCGTCCAGGATTTCTACCTGATGCCGGACGAGCGGTTCGGCTTCCGCAAGGGCGGGACGCTGGGCTTCATGTGGGCCCATCCCAACCCCATCTTCGCGGCCGTGGGGCTCGCGGGACAGGGCACGAAGGGTGTTTTCGGCAAGGCGCTGAAAGACAAACTCCGGGAGTACCGGGACTCGCGCATCCTCCAGTTCGAGGTCTACGGCGAGTTCCTCGCCACCCCCGGCACGTATGTGACGGTGGAGCCGGGGGTGAAGGACAAGCATGGCCTGCCCGTCGCCGCCATCACGCTGGACCGGCACCCCATGGACTTCGCCGCCACCCGTTTCCTCGTCGAGCGGGGAGAGGAGCTGCTCCTGAGGATGGAGCCGGACAGCATCCAGCGAGGGACGCTCTCCGGAGAGACCACCATCCTCCAGCATGGCACCTGCCGGTTCGGCAACGACCCTGCTACCTCCGTGCTCGACAAGGATTGCCGGGCCCACGAGGTGCCCAACCTCTACGTGGTGGACGGAAGCTTCATGCCCAGCGCCGGCAGCGTGCCCTCCACGCTCACCATCGTGGCCAACAGCTTCCGCGTGGCCCACCACCTCGTGCGCAAGCTCAAGAAAGGCTGA
- a CDS encoding gluconate 2-dehydrogenase subunit 3 family protein, translating to MARKRPSSRRLSRRSFIQRLTFFGGGVVLLGPTACKRSASDEAPATPAAPLSDSPHGTFTGREFVTMAAACERILPKDEDPGAQDAQVPAYIDRILQTPELKQMKSDFLQGLAALERRSRSMFQKGFSEATPSQQDELLAIFKDSRAGSGEAHFYELLLLLTLEGFLGDPSYGGNKDRVGWRLVGFDTVGTVAMAPPEGYDGPKCLRECGEHR from the coding sequence ATGGCCCGCAAACGCCCTTCTTCGAGGCGCCTGTCCCGGCGCTCCTTCATCCAGCGGCTGACCTTCTTCGGCGGGGGCGTGGTGCTGCTGGGCCCTACGGCCTGCAAGCGCTCGGCCTCGGACGAGGCCCCGGCCACCCCGGCGGCCCCCCTCTCCGATTCGCCGCATGGCACCTTCACCGGCCGGGAGTTCGTCACCATGGCCGCCGCCTGCGAGCGCATCCTCCCCAAGGACGAAGACCCCGGTGCGCAGGACGCCCAGGTGCCCGCCTACATCGACCGGATCCTCCAGACGCCGGAGCTGAAGCAGATGAAGAGCGATTTCCTCCAGGGGCTCGCCGCCCTGGAGCGCCGCTCGCGGAGCATGTTCCAGAAGGGCTTCAGCGAGGCCACGCCCTCCCAGCAGGACGAGCTGCTGGCCATCTTCAAGGACAGCCGGGCCGGCAGCGGCGAGGCGCACTTCTATGAGCTGCTCCTGCTGCTGACGCTGGAGGGCTTCCTGGGAGACCCCTCCTACGGCGGCAACAAGGACCGGGTGGGCTGGCGGCTGGTGGGCTTCGACACGGTGGGCACCGTGGCCATGGCGCCCCCTGAGGGCTACGACGGACCGAAGTGCCTGCGCGAGTGCGGTGAGCACCGATGA